ACGGTCTCGGCTATACGGTAAACCGCGTAGCTTTCCATTCTCCGGAAGATCGCCCGGCTCTGCTCGATCGCATCGATGATGACGGAGAGGCCGGGCTTTGTCAGTACAATATCTGCCGCAGACTTCGCGGCATCCGTCGCACCGGCCACAGCAATTCCTGAATCTGCTTCCCGGAGCGCCGGGGCATCATTCACACCATCGCCGGTCATGCCGACAATGTGATCCCCTTCCTGCAGGATTTTGACGATCCGGAACTTGTTTTCCGGAAATACCTGTGCAAACCCGTCAGCCAGTTCAACCTGGGCGAGTGCATCCTTTCCCTCCCCGGAAATGAACGCAGACTGCGGAAGTATGTTTGTTCCAAGGCCTACCTGCCCCGATATCTCCTGTGCGATTGCCACATGATCGCCGGTCACCATCTTGACATTTATGCCAAGTTTTTTTGCATCGGCAACCGTTGCCGCAGAATCCTCCCGTGGCGGATCAAAGAGGCCGATGGTGCCAAGATACTGCCAGTGCCCGGACCCGTCGGTTCTTGCCACGCCGAGCGCCCGGAACCCTTTTTTCGCGTATTCCAGGATCCACTGGTCCAATAGTGAGGTGGCAGCCCCGCTGGTCCCGGCAAAGGCTGCGATTGCCTGTGGCGCACCTTTGGCAACTTCATAAGAAGTTCCTGATGTATCCGCAACCGTCGCCTTTGAGTATTTTGAGACCGGATCAAAGGGAGTGAACCCGGTTTTTTCAGGCACTGGAACCTCAGCTTTTTTTGGAAGTGCAGAGAAGCATGCCAGGATTGCTCGATCGATAGGATCATTGCTTTCACTGCTGGAGGAAAGCGCAGCTGCGGTGATCACGTCGTGTTCGGTAACACCCTCAAATGTCCGTATGCCGCCAATGCTGATGGAATTTTTTGTTATTGTCCCGGTCTTGTCCGAGCAGAGGATATCCATTCCCGCCATCTCCTCAATCGCGGTGAGACGGCTGACGATCGCTTCTTTTTTTGCAAGCGCCATGGCTCCGACGGCGAGCGTTACAGTCAGCACGGCGGGAAGTGCCGCTGGAATCGCTGCAACGATGAGAACAAGCGCAAACTGGAGCGTCTCAGCAAGAGGTTCCGATCTGGAAATGGCAACAACGAAGACAAGGCTCACGAGGATTATGGCAAGGATGATAAGATAATTCCCGATTTTCACAACTGCCTTCTGGAAATGGCTCCGGGGAGGTTTTACCTGCAGCAGCCGGGTGGTCCTGCCAAAAAATGTCTCTGATCCGGTCTTAGTAACCTTTGCATCCATCTCACCCTGCCGGATGATCGACCCGGAATAGGCCTCTTTTCCTGCTCTCTTTTCCACGGGGAGTGATTCACCGGTAAGTGCCGATTCATCAAGAAGGAGATAATTTCCCTGCAGGAGCTGCAGGTCTGCCGGCACAATGTCGCCGAGCCGGACATGGACGATGTCACCAGGAACAAGTTCCCGCGAGGGAAGATCCTGCCATGTCCCATCCCTCAGTACCCGGGCTGTCGGAGCAAGGCGCTGCTTTAAGAGCCCGATTGCGTTCTCTGCTTTTTGTTCCTGGAGAAAACCTACGATTGCATTTATGATGAGCAGGAGTAAAATGATCGAAAAATCATCCCAGTATGCGATGAAAGCAGAAAGGATTGCAGCAATCTCAATCATCCATGGGATCGGGCCCCAGAAATAGCCGAGGAATTTCAAAAGAGGATGTTTTTTCTCTTCCGGGATATCGTTATACCCGTATTTTTCCCTGAGACTGTTGACATGCTGCCCGGTAAGTC
Above is a genomic segment from Methanoregula sp. containing:
- a CDS encoding plasma-membrane proton-efflux P-type ATPase; protein product: MSEPDVLGSKAKTMASGGMGDEQIEGLTGQHVNSLREKYGYNDIPEEKKHPLLKFLGYFWGPIPWMIEIAAILSAFIAYWDDFSIILLLLIINAIVGFLQEQKAENAIGLLKQRLAPTARVLRDGTWQDLPSRELVPGDIVHVRLGDIVPADLQLLQGNYLLLDESALTGESLPVEKRAGKEAYSGSIIRQGEMDAKVTKTGSETFFGRTTRLLQVKPPRSHFQKAVVKIGNYLIILAIILVSLVFVVAISRSEPLAETLQFALVLIVAAIPAALPAVLTVTLAVGAMALAKKEAIVSRLTAIEEMAGMDILCSDKTGTITKNSISIGGIRTFEGVTEHDVITAAALSSSSESNDPIDRAILACFSALPKKAEVPVPEKTGFTPFDPVSKYSKATVADTSGTSYEVAKGAPQAIAAFAGTSGAATSLLDQWILEYAKKGFRALGVARTDGSGHWQYLGTIGLFDPPREDSAATVADAKKLGINVKMVTGDHVAIAQEISGQVGLGTNILPQSAFISGEGKDALAQVELADGFAQVFPENKFRIVKILQEGDHIVGMTGDGVNDAPALREADSGIAVAGATDAAKSAADIVLTKPGLSVIIDAIEQSRAIFRRMESYAVYRIAETVRVLIFLTLCIVLLNFYPVTALMIVVLAILNDLPIMMIAYDNATVAPKPVRWQMNRILTIASILGILGVVSSFLLLWLAREYFHLDAGVVQTLIFLKLAVAGHMTIYLARTGQQHFWEPPLPSLALFGTAEITQGVATLIAIFGIFMTPIGWTLALLVWGYAIGAFLINDLIKVWLFEIIHPYS